From Chryseobacterium sp. H1D6B, a single genomic window includes:
- a CDS encoding DUF6122 family protein encodes MILTEIIWIKPMVHYFLHLVFPLFIALVFYRKEWKKTYLILLSTMLVDLDHLFANPIFDPNRNSIGFHFFHSYYAIAVYFLMLFFKGNIRIIGIGLLFHMLTDFQDFNFWCH; translated from the coding sequence ATGATTCTCACAGAAATTATATGGATAAAACCGATGGTTCATTATTTCCTGCACTTGGTTTTTCCATTGTTTATCGCTTTAGTTTTCTATCGGAAAGAATGGAAGAAAACCTATTTAATTCTATTGTCAACCATGCTGGTGGACCTGGATCATTTATTTGCCAATCCTATTTTTGATCCAAACAGAAACAGCATTGGATTTCACTTTTTTCATTCGTATTATGCCATTGCGGTGTATTTTTTGATGTTGTTTTTTAAAGGAAATATAAGAATTATCGGCATCGGACTTTTATTTCATATGCTGACCGATTTTCAGGATTTCAACTTCTGGTGCCATTAA
- a CDS encoding ionic transporter y4hA: protein MKLKEFLHYTYIFPILAVVYYFSGLMGGGVVYDIIAGILLTGSVLSAVHHAEVVAHKVGEPFGTIILALCITIIEVALIISLMVAGGDQAMTLARDTIFAAVMIILNGILGICILIGGVKYYEQFFARTSATTYLVSIVSILVLTLVLPNFTSSVNGPFYNEAQLTFVSIACLVIYGVFLMVQTVRHRNYFIIADENSEAEYIPSKFKTIISFAFLIICLAIVVMMAKGLSGTIEEMVQSLGAPKSLVGVIIAAVVLLPEGVAAIRAARSNHIQSSLNLALGSALASIGLTIPAVSVVCIMYDIPLVLGLDKKDIILLSLSVFIVMLSLSRGKTNILYGTVLLVNLAAYIFTVIVP from the coding sequence ATGAAATTAAAAGAATTTTTACATTATACTTATATTTTCCCTATTCTGGCAGTAGTTTACTACTTTTCCGGCTTAATGGGAGGAGGAGTTGTTTATGATATTATTGCCGGGATTCTTCTTACTGGAAGTGTTTTATCGGCTGTCCACCATGCGGAAGTGGTTGCACATAAAGTAGGGGAGCCTTTTGGAACGATCATCCTTGCCCTCTGTATTACGATTATTGAAGTCGCCCTTATTATTTCTCTGATGGTTGCTGGTGGAGATCAGGCTATGACTTTGGCTAGAGATACTATTTTTGCCGCCGTTATGATTATTCTTAATGGTATTTTGGGAATTTGTATTTTGATAGGAGGGGTGAAGTATTATGAACAGTTTTTTGCGAGAACTTCTGCTACAACGTATTTGGTAAGTATCGTTTCTATTTTAGTCCTTACTTTGGTTCTTCCCAACTTCACATCCAGTGTGAACGGGCCTTTTTATAATGAAGCTCAATTAACTTTTGTTTCCATCGCCTGTTTAGTGATCTATGGTGTGTTTTTAATGGTTCAGACGGTAAGACATAGAAATTATTTTATTATTGCCGATGAGAACTCAGAAGCTGAATATATTCCTTCTAAATTTAAGACTATTATAAGTTTCGCTTTTCTTATTATCTGTCTTGCGATTGTGGTAATGATGGCAAAAGGTCTTTCTGGTACTATTGAAGAAATGGTTCAGAGTTTAGGTGCACCAAAATCTTTGGTTGGAGTAATTATTGCAGCAGTAGTGCTTCTTCCGGAAGGGGTGGCGGCGATTAGAGCTGCGAGGAGCAACCATATACAATCCAGTTTAAATTTAGCATTAGGTTCTGCATTGGCAAGTATAGGCCTTACGATCCCTGCTGTTTCGGTGGTTTGTATTATGTATGATATTCCTTTGGTATTAGGGCTGGATAAAAAAGATATTATCCTGCTTTCACTGTCTGTATTTATCGTAATGCTTTCTTTAAGCAGAGGGAAAACGAATATTCTTTACGGAACTGTTCTGCTGGTCAACCTGGCGGCCTATATTTTTACAGTAATTGTTCCTTAA
- a CDS encoding group III truncated hemoglobin, whose translation MKKLESREDIEHLVNSFYAKVTQDQTIGFFFSDVAKVDWDKHLPKMYSFWETILFGQMSYKGNPMAVHFPINKMQAMEKKHFDQWLELWKQTIDENFVGENASMAVYKSENIARLMEYKMETARKLH comes from the coding sequence ATGAAAAAGCTGGAATCAAGAGAAGACATTGAGCATCTTGTCAATTCATTTTATGCAAAAGTAACTCAAGACCAAACTATTGGGTTTTTCTTTAGTGATGTAGCCAAAGTAGACTGGGACAAGCACCTTCCAAAGATGTATTCGTTCTGGGAAACTATTCTTTTTGGCCAGATGTCCTACAAAGGAAATCCAATGGCCGTACATTTTCCCATCAATAAAATGCAGGCAATGGAAAAGAAACATTTCGATCAATGGCTGGAACTATGGAAACAAACCATTGATGAAAATTTCGTAGGCGAAAACGCTTCTATGGCTGTATATAAATCTGAAAATATCGCCAGATTAATGGAATACAAAATGGAGACAGCCAGAAAACTTCATTAA
- a CDS encoding ion channel yields the protein MARGFRKRIHQENTENSGFGASASGRFINKDGLPNVQRKGVNVFNRLSWYHTMLNLSSFRFISYLVIGYILINLVFAVIYYLIGVEHLTGIDKSNPLDEFIDVFFFSSQTFTTVGYGRIAPVGFMASLVATFEAFLGLLTFAIATGLFYGRFSRPRAYLRFSDIAVIAPFKDVTALMFRLAPYKNNALTDADVTLSTAIEITENEKTKTNFYRLETQLAKINTLALNWTIVHKIDENSPFYGFSEDDFRNINIEIIVHVRAFDEVFSNTVVQRSSYASREIVYGAKFTPMYYPNKEHQSTVLNLDKINEYEKVDLPVSAGE from the coding sequence ATGGCAAGAGGTTTTAGAAAAAGGATCCATCAGGAGAATACAGAAAACAGCGGTTTCGGAGCTAGTGCGTCTGGAAGATTCATTAATAAAGACGGTCTCCCGAATGTGCAGAGAAAAGGCGTAAATGTTTTTAATAGATTGAGCTGGTACCACACGATGCTGAACCTATCTTCATTTCGTTTTATTTCCTATTTAGTGATAGGCTACATACTTATTAATTTGGTTTTTGCAGTGATCTATTATCTTATTGGAGTAGAACACCTCACAGGTATTGATAAAAGCAATCCGCTGGATGAGTTTATAGATGTTTTTTTCTTTAGCTCACAGACCTTTACTACAGTTGGTTACGGGAGAATTGCTCCTGTAGGTTTTATGGCCAGTCTGGTGGCTACTTTTGAAGCATTTCTGGGACTGCTTACTTTTGCCATTGCAACAGGTTTGTTTTATGGAAGATTTTCAAGACCTAGAGCGTATTTAAGATTTTCGGATATTGCCGTTATCGCTCCTTTTAAGGATGTTACAGCTTTGATGTTTAGATTGGCACCTTATAAGAATAATGCATTGACAGATGCAGATGTAACGCTTTCGACGGCTATTGAAATTACGGAGAATGAAAAGACAAAAACCAATTTTTATAGATTAGAAACACAGCTGGCAAAAATCAATACACTGGCTTTAAACTGGACAATCGTTCATAAAATTGATGAAAATTCTCCTTTTTACGGATTCTCTGAAGATGATTTTAGAAACATAAATATTGAGATCATTGTTCATGTCCGGGCATTTGATGAAGTATTTTCTAATACGGTTGTCCAGCGATCTTCGTACGCTTCCAGGGAAATAGTGTATGGAGCTAAATTTACCCCAATGTATTATCCTAATAAAGAACATCAATCGACAGTTCTAAATTTAGATAAGATCAATGAATATGAAAAAGTAGATCTTCCAGTTTCAGCTGGAGAATAA
- a CDS encoding YkgJ family cysteine cluster protein, with product MNLEFYKKQALQKQKEHKKFLEGLKKKPPKNLDYIVQETHEEVFEKIDCLQCANCCKTTGPLYTEKDIERISKHLRMKPADFENKFLRVDEDDDKVLQNLPCFFLNTDNTCSIYEVRPKACREYPHTDRKKIYQINNLMIKNTVVCPAAFEFVEKIMKNLEK from the coding sequence ATGAATTTAGAATTTTACAAAAAACAGGCTTTACAAAAACAGAAAGAACATAAGAAGTTTTTAGAGGGCTTAAAGAAAAAACCACCTAAAAACCTTGATTATATTGTTCAGGAAACACATGAAGAAGTCTTTGAAAAAATAGACTGTCTGCAGTGTGCCAACTGCTGTAAAACAACAGGTCCTTTATACACAGAAAAAGATATTGAACGTATTTCCAAGCATCTTCGTATGAAGCCCGCAGATTTTGAAAATAAGTTTCTAAGAGTAGATGAGGATGATGATAAGGTGCTTCAGAATCTTCCCTGTTTTTTTCTAAATACAGATAATACCTGTTCTATTTATGAGGTAAGACCTAAAGCCTGCCGTGAATATCCGCATACAGATCGGAAAAAAATATATCAGATCAATAATTTGATGATAAAAAATACCGTGGTCTGCCCTGCTGCATTTGAATTTGTGGAGAAAATTATGAAGAATTTAGAAAAGTAA
- the gdhA gene encoding NADP-specific glutamate dehydrogenase, protein MEQYNIDQKIQEFIAKIEAKNPNEPEFLQAVKEVAITVIPFIATKKEYTGMKLLERMAEAERIIIFRVPWVDDKGEIQVNRGYRIQMNSAIGPYKGGIRFHPTVNLSVLKFLAFEQVFKNSLTTLPMGGGKGGSDFDPQGKSDMEVMRFCQAFMTELCKHIGPETDVPAGDIGVGSREIGYLFGQYKKIRNEFTGVLTGKGLAYGGSLIRPEATGYGVVYFAEQMLRTIDQNFKDKTVSVSGFGNVAWGVIKKVSELGGKVVTISGPDGYIYDKDGIFGDKIDYLLELRSSGNNRAEDYAKKYPSAVFHAGKRPWEVKCDVAIPSATQNELDLEDAKVLVENGCICVTEAANMPSTLDAINYFLDSKVLFSPGKASNAGGVATSGLEMTQNSIRLNWTSEEVDARLKEIMIGIHKACRDYGKEEDGYVNYVKGANIAGFVKVAEAMLAQGVV, encoded by the coding sequence ATGGAACAATATAATATTGACCAGAAAATTCAGGAGTTTATTGCAAAAATAGAGGCAAAAAACCCTAATGAGCCGGAATTTTTACAAGCTGTAAAAGAAGTTGCTATAACTGTAATCCCATTTATTGCTACGAAGAAAGAATATACCGGAATGAAGCTTCTTGAAAGAATGGCTGAAGCTGAAAGAATCATTATTTTCAGAGTTCCTTGGGTTGATGATAAGGGAGAAATTCAGGTAAACAGAGGATACAGAATTCAAATGAACTCTGCAATTGGTCCATATAAAGGAGGAATTCGTTTCCACCCTACTGTAAACCTTTCAGTTCTTAAGTTTTTAGCTTTCGAACAAGTATTCAAAAATTCATTGACAACTCTTCCTATGGGAGGAGGAAAAGGAGGTTCAGATTTTGATCCACAAGGAAAATCTGACATGGAAGTAATGCGTTTCTGTCAAGCTTTTATGACTGAATTGTGCAAACATATTGGTCCTGAAACAGACGTTCCTGCGGGAGATATCGGTGTAGGTTCAAGAGAAATCGGATACTTATTCGGGCAGTACAAAAAAATCAGAAATGAATTCACCGGAGTTCTTACTGGAAAAGGGCTTGCTTACGGAGGTTCACTAATCCGTCCTGAAGCTACAGGATATGGTGTTGTTTACTTCGCAGAGCAGATGCTTAGAACAATTGACCAAAACTTTAAAGATAAAACAGTATCTGTTTCCGGTTTCGGAAACGTTGCTTGGGGGGTTATCAAAAAAGTATCTGAACTAGGAGGAAAAGTAGTTACTATTTCTGGTCCGGACGGATACATCTATGATAAAGACGGTATCTTCGGAGATAAAATTGACTATCTATTAGAACTAAGATCTTCAGGAAACAACAGAGCTGAGGATTATGCTAAAAAATATCCATCTGCTGTATTCCATGCTGGAAAACGCCCTTGGGAGGTGAAGTGTGATGTTGCTATCCCTTCTGCTACTCAAAATGAGCTGGATCTGGAAGATGCTAAAGTATTAGTTGAAAACGGATGTATCTGTGTAACTGAAGCAGCTAATATGCCTTCAACATTAGATGCTATCAACTATTTCTTAGACAGCAAAGTGTTATTCTCTCCTGGTAAAGCGTCTAACGCTGGTGGTGTAGCCACTTCAGGATTAGAGATGACTCAAAACTCAATTCGTCTTAACTGGACTTCTGAAGAGGTAGACGCGAGATTGAAAGAAATCATGATCGGAATCCACAAAGCCTGCAGAGACTACGGAAAAGAGGAAGACGGCTATGTAAACTACGTAAAAGGCGCCAATATCGCCGGCTTCGTGAAAGTTGCAGAAGCAATGTTAGCTCAAGGAGTTGTTTAG
- the dprA gene encoding DNA-processing protein DprA, which translates to MISEENFYSIALRECNLIGDINFYKLVKAFGSAKEAWEKAKKEYSTVDGIGRKIISEIGSDIHLKFAEKELKFCENNNIKIRLRHREKHPCLLNECDDAPAILYQKGNIDDTLKMVSIVGTRNLTSYGKKFIENFFEETKSFNFISVSGLALGADKEVHEQSIQYQTPTIAVLAHGFHTLYPSKNKKLSEKIIEKDGALLTEFNSSRKPDRENFIQRNRIVAGLSPSTIIVETGFGGGSISTATFANNYNREVFALPGKITDLYSQGCNQLIFQNKASAISTIKDLIDLLGFNNPKEKIGELFPDSKTSIQLTENQSIIHQSIMENPQISLDDLAQQISLPTYKILPIILELELLGKVKSLSGRQFIVI; encoded by the coding sequence ATGATTTCGGAAGAAAATTTTTATTCAATCGCATTACGCGAGTGTAACTTAATTGGTGATATCAATTTCTATAAACTTGTAAAAGCATTTGGAAGTGCTAAAGAAGCTTGGGAAAAAGCGAAAAAAGAATACAGTACAGTAGATGGCATCGGCAGGAAGATCATTTCAGAGATTGGGAGCGATATTCATTTAAAATTTGCGGAAAAAGAATTAAAATTCTGTGAAAACAATAACATTAAAATCAGATTAAGACACCGCGAAAAACATCCTTGCTTACTCAACGAGTGTGACGATGCTCCGGCTATTTTATATCAAAAAGGAAATATTGATGATACTCTGAAAATGGTAAGTATCGTTGGAACAAGAAATCTCACCTCGTACGGTAAAAAATTCATTGAAAATTTTTTTGAGGAAACTAAGTCTTTCAATTTCATTTCTGTAAGCGGATTGGCATTAGGTGCAGATAAAGAAGTTCATGAACAGTCTATTCAATATCAAACTCCCACAATTGCTGTTTTAGCACATGGTTTTCACACATTATATCCCTCAAAAAACAAAAAACTTTCTGAAAAAATCATAGAAAAAGATGGCGCTCTGCTTACAGAATTTAATTCTTCAAGAAAGCCGGATCGGGAAAATTTTATTCAGAGAAATAGAATTGTTGCCGGTCTCTCTCCTTCTACCATCATTGTAGAAACAGGTTTTGGAGGAGGTTCCATAAGTACGGCAACCTTTGCCAACAACTATAATAGAGAGGTTTTTGCTCTGCCCGGGAAAATTACAGATCTATACAGTCAAGGCTGTAATCAGCTGATTTTTCAGAACAAAGCATCAGCCATTTCTACCATAAAAGACCTTATTGATCTGCTTGGATTTAATAATCCTAAAGAGAAAATTGGAGAACTTTTCCCTGACAGCAAAACATCAATACAATTAACTGAAAATCAATCAATAATACATCAATCCATTATGGAAAATCCTCAGATTTCTCTGGATGATCTGGCACAACAAATAAGCCTTCCCACCTATAAAATTTTACCAATAATTTTGGAACTAGAGCTTTTAGGGAAAGTGAAATCACTTTCTGGGAGACAATTTATTGTAATTTGA
- a CDS encoding rhomboid family intramembrane serine protease, whose translation MLKNVISKKAFINPLLMLAAMWFGYFLQTQGFFQSCFGAIIPLLPEGLLGIITSPLLHGNLDHIIGNSIPMAVLMFLLYQFYPLVANKVFILGWLATGLLVWLLPPIDILTGEYIYTCTIGASGVVYVLAFFLFFSGVFKWNTKLLTISLLVVLYYGSLIWGMFPEELFYNLHEPSKISWQAHLSGAVVGSIIAFVFKNVGEKKKKFIWEFPNYYSEKDDKLWQEYKENHPDDFLELPYKKRDDIWDHLDELRKK comes from the coding sequence ATGTTGAAAAATGTAATTTCCAAAAAAGCTTTTATAAACCCATTGTTAATGCTTGCTGCAATGTGGTTTGGCTACTTTTTACAGACGCAGGGCTTTTTTCAAAGTTGCTTTGGAGCCATTATTCCCTTACTGCCGGAAGGCCTGCTGGGAATTATCACCTCGCCTCTCCTGCATGGAAATTTAGATCACATTATAGGAAACTCTATCCCCATGGCGGTACTGATGTTTCTTCTTTATCAATTTTATCCTTTAGTGGCTAATAAGGTTTTTATTTTAGGGTGGCTTGCAACAGGCTTATTGGTCTGGCTTCTGCCTCCTATTGATATTCTTACGGGCGAATATATTTACACATGTACCATTGGGGCAAGCGGTGTGGTATATGTTCTTGCATTTTTCTTATTTTTCAGCGGTGTTTTTAAATGGAATACGAAACTGCTTACCATTTCTTTACTTGTCGTTTTATATTATGGAAGTTTAATCTGGGGAATGTTTCCGGAAGAGCTGTTTTATAATCTTCATGAGCCGAGTAAAATTTCATGGCAGGCTCATCTTTCCGGAGCTGTTGTGGGAAGCATTATAGCTTTTGTCTTTAAAAATGTAGGAGAAAAAAAGAAAAAATTCATCTGGGAATTCCCTAATTATTACAGTGAAAAAGACGACAAATTGTGGCAGGAATACAAAGAAAATCATCCTGATGATTTCTTAGAATTACCTTATAAAAAAAGAGACGACATTTGGGATCATCTGGATGAATTAAGAAAAAAGTAA
- a CDS encoding DUF3078 domain-containing protein gives MRKLFIVVSISLGIYADAQENVKKDSIKTDTIKHWSVLGKNSLLINQAAFSNWVGGGANNVGWLAGANYNITYEKDKDLWENIIVLNYGQNNTKGLGTRKTQDVLSVSTNYGRQFSKSWYLSGGASLQSQFSAGYEDGNNPSAKKISNFMAPGYLNFGLGITYRPNDNLTVTMRPANARWTLVLDEELQTAGNYGLKQDGDSSLLQFGFLGTALYKVKLMEDIYLTNTASVFSNYLDHPDRFVLSYGALLNMKVNRFISTNITLDVLYDHNQIQKTQLKQTLGVGFAYTLDNGVKRSDRKDSQWWIKK, from the coding sequence ATGAGAAAACTTTTTATAGTGGTTTCCATTTCTCTGGGAATATATGCAGATGCTCAAGAAAATGTTAAAAAAGATTCTATAAAAACAGATACCATAAAACACTGGTCTGTTCTAGGTAAAAATTCTTTGTTGATCAATCAGGCTGCTTTTTCCAATTGGGTAGGCGGTGGAGCTAATAATGTAGGCTGGCTTGCGGGTGCAAACTACAATATTACTTATGAAAAAGATAAAGATCTTTGGGAAAACATTATTGTTCTCAATTACGGACAAAATAATACGAAAGGTCTCGGAACTAGAAAGACCCAGGATGTTCTTAGTGTTTCTACCAATTATGGAAGACAGTTTTCAAAAAGCTGGTATTTATCCGGCGGTGCGAGTCTGCAGTCTCAGTTTTCTGCTGGATATGAGGATGGCAATAATCCGAGTGCGAAGAAAATATCTAATTTCATGGCTCCGGGATATCTGAATTTTGGTCTGGGGATTACTTACAGGCCGAATGATAATCTGACAGTTACAATGCGTCCTGCCAATGCGAGATGGACGCTTGTTCTCGATGAAGAACTTCAGACTGCAGGAAATTACGGTTTAAAACAAGACGGTGATTCTTCATTACTGCAGTTCGGTTTTCTTGGAACAGCTTTGTATAAAGTGAAATTGATGGAAGATATTTATTTGACAAACACGGCTTCCGTATTTTCAAATTATTTGGATCATCCAGACCGATTTGTTCTTTCTTATGGAGCTCTCCTGAATATGAAAGTGAACCGGTTTATTTCTACCAATATTACTCTTGATGTTTTATATGATCATAATCAGATTCAAAAAACACAGCTGAAACAGACGCTGGGAGTTGGTTTTGCCTATACTCTTGATAATGGTGTAAAGCGCTCCGATAGAAAAGACAGCCAGTGGTGGATCAAAAAATAG
- a CDS encoding DUF3078 domain-containing protein: protein MKKILLIISISLGISAGAQETKSEAPAVDSTKNWSIQGQNTLMLNQAAFSNWVGGGANNVGWLAGVNYNMTYEKGKDLWENVIILGYGQNNTKGIGTRKTQDVINLSTNYGREFAKHWYLSGGASLQTQFAAGYDDGNNPDARKISNFMAPGYVNVGVGVTYRPNDNFTMTLRPANARITFVSDKDLQYAGSYGLKNDGDTSLFQFGFLGTAIYKVKLMENINLTNTASVFSNYLDHPDRLVLAYGAILNMKINKYISSNITLDLMYDHNQIEKTQLKQTLGVGFGYNFDNGKKRSDNKDNQSWMKK, encoded by the coding sequence ATGAAAAAAATTTTATTAATCATTTCCATTTCATTGGGAATAAGTGCAGGCGCACAAGAAACTAAAAGTGAAGCTCCAGCCGTTGATTCTACAAAAAACTGGTCCATTCAAGGGCAGAATACATTAATGCTTAATCAGGCTGCCTTTTCAAACTGGGTAGGCGGGGGAGCTAACAACGTTGGTTGGCTTGCCGGAGTGAATTATAATATGACTTACGAGAAAGGAAAAGATTTATGGGAAAATGTTATTATTTTAGGTTACGGACAAAATAATACAAAAGGTATCGGAACAAGAAAAACACAGGACGTAATTAATCTTTCTACAAACTATGGAAGAGAATTTGCAAAACACTGGTATCTTTCTGGAGGAGCAAGTCTTCAGACTCAGTTTGCGGCGGGATATGATGACGGCAATAATCCAGATGCCCGTAAGATTTCAAATTTTATGGCTCCGGGATACGTTAACGTAGGGGTTGGTGTCACTTACCGTCCTAATGACAACTTTACGATGACCCTTCGCCCTGCGAATGCAAGAATTACGTTTGTTTCAGATAAAGATCTGCAGTATGCAGGAAGTTACGGACTTAAAAATGACGGTGATACTTCATTGTTTCAGTTCGGTTTCTTAGGAACAGCGATTTATAAAGTTAAGCTTATGGAAAATATTAATTTAACGAATACAGCTTCTGTATTTTCAAATTATTTAGATCATCCAGACAGACTGGTTCTTGCTTACGGAGCTATTTTAAATATGAAAATCAATAAATATATTTCTTCCAATATTACTTTAGATCTGATGTATGACCATAATCAAATTGAAAAAACACAGCTTAAACAGACTTTAGGAGTGGGATTTGGATATAACTTTGATAACGGCAAAAAGCGTTCAGATAACAAAGATAATCAGTCTTGGATGAAGAAATAA
- the sufD gene encoding Fe-S cluster assembly protein SufD, with the protein MALYEQITDNHSKFLESLRHRFLDEDRQSALQKFETTGFPTKKDEEYKYTNLKEITEKEYNFFPKESHNITKEQLDELHFGEENFDWIVFVNGKLHKELSKISIENVEFLSFNYALNDEKHKEVFEKYFNTIASKDSAFTNLNLAYCKYGFFLKVPKNVVIEKPIHVFYLSQNQEENTFYNTRNLLIVEEGAKVEVIESHHNFDDSYVFTNSVTEIFAYPNAKADWHKLQNDNDTSYLVDSTFAKQEKDSLATVNTFSFGGKLVRNNLDFIHNGSNINSFMNGITIIGKDQLVDHHTAVHHNQPNCESYQNYKGIFKDKSHGVFNGKIFVNKIAQKTNAYQQNNNVLLSEGATIDTKPQLEIFADDVKCSHGCTVGQLNEDALFYLRARGISKKEAQALLLYAFANDAMQNIDIEPLKEKISKLLSEKLEVKMEF; encoded by the coding sequence ATGGCGTTATACGAACAAATTACAGACAACCATAGTAAATTTCTGGAGAGCCTTCGTCACAGATTTTTAGACGAAGACAGACAATCTGCTCTTCAAAAGTTTGAAACTACTGGTTTCCCTACAAAAAAAGACGAAGAATATAAATATACCAACCTAAAGGAGATTACTGAAAAAGAATATAATTTTTTTCCAAAAGAAAGTCATAATATCACCAAAGAACAGCTGGACGAACTGCATTTTGGCGAAGAAAATTTTGACTGGATCGTTTTTGTAAACGGTAAACTTCATAAAGAATTATCAAAAATTTCTATTGAAAACGTAGAGTTTCTTTCTTTCAACTATGCTTTGAATGACGAGAAACACAAAGAAGTTTTCGAGAAATATTTCAATACAATTGCTTCTAAGGATTCAGCTTTTACTAATTTAAATCTTGCGTACTGCAAATATGGCTTCTTCTTAAAAGTGCCGAAAAACGTTGTGATTGAAAAACCAATCCATGTTTTTTATCTTTCTCAGAATCAAGAGGAAAACACTTTTTACAATACAAGAAACCTATTGATCGTAGAAGAAGGAGCAAAAGTAGAAGTGATTGAAAGTCATCATAATTTCGATGATTCTTATGTATTTACGAATTCAGTAACAGAAATTTTCGCTTATCCGAATGCAAAGGCAGACTGGCATAAACTGCAGAATGACAACGATACGTCTTATTTGGTAGACAGTACTTTTGCCAAGCAGGAAAAAGACAGTTTAGCGACTGTAAATACTTTTTCTTTCGGAGGAAAATTGGTAAGAAATAACTTAGATTTCATTCATAATGGATCCAATATCAATTCTTTCATGAATGGAATTACCATTATTGGAAAAGACCAGCTTGTGGATCATCACACTGCTGTTCACCATAATCAGCCGAACTGCGAGAGTTATCAAAATTATAAAGGTATTTTTAAAGATAAATCTCATGGAGTTTTTAACGGTAAAATATTCGTTAACAAAATAGCTCAAAAAACCAATGCATATCAGCAGAATAATAACGTTCTGCTAAGTGAAGGAGCTACAATTGATACAAAACCTCAATTAGAGATTTTTGCCGATGATGTGAAGTGCTCTCACGGATGTACAGTGGGGCAGCTCAATGAAGATGCATTATTTTATTTAAGAGCCAGAGGAATCTCTAAAAAAGAAGCTCAGGCATTATTATTATATGCTTTTGCTAATGATGCTATGCAGAATATAGATATTGAACCCCTTAAAGAGAAAATATCTAAGCTTTTGTCTGAAAAATTAGAAGTCAAGATGGAATTCTAA
- the sufC gene encoding Fe-S cluster assembly ATPase SufC, whose amino-acid sequence MLNIKNLHAKIEDGAEILKGINLEIKPGEVHAIMGPNGAGKSTLSSVIAGKEDYEVTDGEILFEGKDIMEDAPEERAHKGIFLSFQYPVEIPGVSVTNFIKAALNETRKANGLEEMSAKEMLAMIREKSEKLGIKKDFLSRSLNEGFSGGEKKRNEIFQMMMLNPKLAILDETDSGLDIDALRIVADGVNHFKNEGNAVLLITHYQRLLNYIQPDFVHVLADGKIIKTGDKSLALELEAKGYDWLLN is encoded by the coding sequence ATGTTAAATATAAAAAACTTACACGCCAAAATTGAAGACGGCGCAGAAATATTAAAGGGCATCAATCTAGAAATAAAGCCCGGTGAAGTTCATGCTATCATGGGGCCAAACGGGGCTGGAAAATCTACCCTTTCATCTGTTATTGCAGGAAAAGAAGACTATGAGGTTACAGACGGAGAAATTCTTTTCGAAGGGAAAGACATTATGGAAGATGCTCCTGAAGAAAGAGCTCACAAAGGTATTTTCCTTTCTTTCCAATATCCCGTTGAAATTCCTGGAGTTTCTGTTACAAATTTCATTAAAGCCGCTTTAAATGAAACAAGAAAGGCGAATGGATTAGAAGAAATGTCTGCAAAAGAAATGCTTGCAATGATCCGTGAAAAGTCTGAAAAATTAGGAATTAAGAAAGATTTCCTTTCAAGATCTTTAAATGAAGGGTTCTCAGGAGGTGAAAAGAAAAGAAATGAGATCTTCCAGATGATGATGCTTAATCCTAAATTGGCGATTCTTGACGAGACAGATTCAGGATTAGATATTGATGCTTTAAGAATTGTTGCAGACGGTGTAAACCACTTCAAAAATGAAGGAAATGCAGTTCTTTTGATTACGCATTATCAAAGACTTCTTAATTATATTCAACCGGATTTTGTTCATGTTTTAGCAGACGGTAAGATCATCAAAACTGGTGATAAATCGCTTGCTTTGGAACTTGAAGCAAAAGGTTACGACTGGCTTCTTAATTAA